TAATTgagctccaaaaaaaaaaaagttactgaTTACCAAGAAAATGAAGCTTAAGACTTTACCAGTATGAACGCACGGTGCAGCTTAATCCGCTTTTTCTCATTTCTTCGCTTCACACTTCCTTCATTGGGTTGTTTTGCAGCTATTGGCTCTCCAGGTACATATTTCACCCAAGCATAAGGCCCTAATATCCGCAaataaaattcacccaaaaagcatcaaaatttcaGTTAGCTTTTAAATTACAAGGTGTACATTTTCTTATCCCCAAAATACCACcaatttgtaattaaaatttgaaactaaaacttaaaccctaaaccctaaaccctaggAATGGGGAAGATGAAAATGGGACCTGGGGGTTTTAATTGAGCTCTTTTACGACGAGGCTTGTCACTGGGGCGTCGTTTGGGGTATCGGGTGTCCGTTAAGCTGTGGAAAGCGGAAGATGAAGGATTGAATGGAAGATTCCGGTGGAAGGGGCCCAAGTGGTGGCGGAAATGGAGCTCAGATGCCGGAAAGGGAGAGAAGATGGCCGCGATTCGTTGGGGAGCAAGAGCAAAGGTTGTACGGGTTGACAAGAGAGTCCGCGATACGGGTCGAATTATGGATCGTAGGGCTCCGAGACCCATGATTTTACGCCTGAGCTGAGTGACGTTTTAAGGTTGGTGCTGTTCTCTGTGGCAAATTTGTCTGCTACCTTGCTTCTTTAGTTTGCGGGAGAGCCAGCAGAAAACGACGTCGTTAAGATGCTCTTAGAAGGTTACGACTTAAGAAACATAAATGACAAtataaataaaagggataattgcagaaacctcccctgaggtttctaacatttgcactgacctcccctgtagtttgaaaaattacactgacttcccctgaggttactaatccattgcaaattcagtccaaacgattaaaatattgttttagggagtgaaattagaattttttaccaaatttgtcaTTTGTACttcatgtccaatgaatgacaaaatattacaaattaattaacaatgAATAAATTTTAAGagtatagtttataggcaaatacgcatTATCTATTTAAAGTACTGGctttttatgggtattttactttcaaacatttaatttaatacaaatacttacgctcaaatacatatttgtatttactttcatatatttaatttttgttaaatacaaaaactaccaatctctcttccgtaaaaatattaatataacactttttcaattttagttacaaacatttatgtatttaacataaattaaatgattcagaataaaatacccataaagagccaatactttactcatgtaatggaagAAAaccataaagaattaatactttatgggccatttcttttttttaaaaatatttaatttacgttaaataaataacctaccgatttcctttttgcaagaatattactgtaacactttttgaattttacttacaaacattgatatatttatcataaattaaatgtttgaaagtaaaatatccgTAAAAAGCTAAtactttaaatgagtaatgcgTGTTTGACTATAAAGAGCCGGtaactatttaaagtaccgaTTCTTTaagggtattttactttcaaacatttaatttaatacaaatatttacgctcaaatacagatttgtatttactttcaaatattaatttttattaaatacaaaacctaccaatctctcttccgtaaaaatactaatataacactttttcaattttagttacaaatatttatgtatttaacataaattaaatgattcagaataaaatgcacATAAAGACCGAATACTTTACTcgtgtaatggatgaaagccataaaaaattaatactttatgggccatttatttttttgaaaaaatatttaatttatattaaatgaATAACCTatcgatttcctttttgcaagaatattactataacaatttttgaattttacttacaaatattgatatatttattataaattaaatatttaaaagtaaaataccggtaaagagccggtactttaaatgagtaatgcgTGTTTGCCCATAAATTATACTTCTtgaagtttattaattgttaattgatttatagtactttgtcattcattggatatgtagcacaaagggcaaatctgatataaaattctaatttcactccctaaaataatattttaatcgtttggactaaatttgcaaaggattagtaacctcaggggaggtcaatgcaaatgtcagaaacctcaggagaggtttctgcaattatccctaaatAAAATAGTTAGGATAGGAGCTTAGTTGAAATATTACTTGGAATAATTACGGTTATACTTTGTAAATTGTCATATATGAGAGGTAAAATGGTGCATTGAGAAATTATTTGTAATGCAAGTAAATAATATTTTGACACATAAGTGATAAGTTTCGTACTATAAATGGCCTCACAAACCGAATTTTTACCTTTAAGGATTAACACATACTAAGACATAGGGTAAGGGCTCGATTATAGCTCTATGTTTTGCAAGATCCAGATTAATTTTTGCTCCTCAAAGCCTAGTCAGGATGCTATTCAATGTTTGTTGCTGCTTGAAAAGAGAATATTAAAACCTGTCCACCACGACTGCATGCCATGTTTATCCTGTGGAACTTTCGTATGGTATCAAAACCCTGGGATCCAAAGTACTCAATGACATGTAGAACTTGGATGTCAACCGCAGCACAAGTAGTTTAACGAAAGGAGTTCAGATCCATCATGGGTACTTAAAACAATATAGTAGTTCAAGTTCAGACGCCAACTATAAggagtgaaatttttttttgaaaaaaaagggtCAGCAGTGATTATCACAGCCCTCTGCTCCAACTTAGTTTGGAGTCAACTCGTATTTAATAAAAGTCGTTATCaatttttcatagtattttgCATTGTTTGTATCCTTGACCTCTGCTTGATCATGAAAATGTATACCAGCTTGATTAAACACGGAGAGCAAATGCAGCAATTCCTCGTTTGATAGCTTTGAAGGCCTCTTGCTCTCCACTCCTCCGGATCTAATGATTTCCACGACTTTCTCTTTAAACGAGCTCATCCCTTTCTTCGAGCCCATTTTCATATTCGTCTCCATTTCATTTTTGTCATCTTCATGTTCATCTTCACTTTCAGCATTCAGCTCAACTTCCTTTTCATCATCACCATGACTCTCATAATCTTGGAAACTCGCATCAGTTTGTGACAACTTCATCAGCTCCATCAACTTCCTCTTCTTCTTAAATATCGCACCGAGTGTCTTATTTTTCTTGCTAAAGCACATCCGTGTAAACGCCCACCATTCCATCAAATCAACACTTGGAACGTCCTCTTTAGGCCAGATCTTGATCACCGAAGAATCAATCTTAGGAACGGGCAAAAAGTCCCTCTTGCTTACATCCATAACAAACTCCACGTCTGCCACCAGCTTCACATTCGCCGCTAACCGGTTATACTCTGGTTCACCAGGATCGGCTAACAGCCTCCTAGCAAACTCTTTCTGAAGTAAAAGTGTTGCACTCCTGAACTTACTCCCACCAAACACGAACTTCGCTACCAAACGCGAGGATATCCCATAGGGAATATTAGCTACCACGAGATCAAATTGTGGAAAATCAACCTTCAGTGCGTCATCACATATTACCTAAACAGAAAAAAGCATGAAATCAGCTAAAAAAAAACTCCTCTGAAGCATTACATCAAACAGCTGATCATTGTATCTCACAGTCAACCGGTCTTCAAATCCTCGCTCAGCGACTTTCTTGTGAAGGATTTCGACCATGCGCTTGTCGATTTCGATAGCATTAACTTTCTCCGCAACTTCAAGCAGCTTCAAAGTCAGATTTCCGGTGCCGGGTCCGATTTCTAAAACGGTGTCATTGGGTTTTATATTGGATTTCCTGACAATAGTATCGAGGACTCGCGGGTTAGTGAGAAGATGTTGTCCCCGGCTTTTGAATAGCTGTAAATGTTTCTCTGAAACTTTAACGTCGCTTCCGAGATTGTTACCGTAGTCATCCTCGTCATCTTCTTTGTCCGAGTCTCTGATGTTGAAACGACGGCTTGATTTCGAGCGAATTTGTTGGATGAGAAAGCTTCTCCTGATTATAACTGCAGAAAATTTGCTAGGAAGGGACTTGCAACGGTGAAGCATTTCAGGGATAGTTTTCCCCCGATTACTCGAtgggttctttttttttttttccccagaTTTGACCGTTTAAGTTGGAAAAGCGGGCGGGGGTGGCGGGTGGAGGACGAGTTGGCGGGGAAGATGCAAAGGCTTTCGCATTTTATCTTTCGTTTGTGAGATGGGCCAATAAAACTGATGCAGATAAGCCCAATAGACCGGAGAATTGTTGACATCATTCAGCATAAGTTGGGGGA
This sequence is a window from Coffea eugenioides isolate CCC68of chromosome 7, Ceug_1.0, whole genome shotgun sequence. Protein-coding genes within it:
- the LOC113778021 gene encoding uncharacterized protein LOC113778021; this encodes MGLGALRSIIRPVSRTLLSTRTTFALAPQRIAAIFSPFPASELHFRHHLGPFHRNLPFNPSSSAFHSLTDTRYPKRRPSDKPRRKRAQLKPPGPYAWVKYVPGEPIAAKQPNEGSVKRRNEKKRIKLHRAFILAEKKKRKAQLQEAKRKKMIKRVERKMAAVARERAWAQRLVELQQIEEEKKAAMA
- the LOC113778457 gene encoding ribosomal RNA small subunit methyltransferase, mitochondrial, producing MLHRCKSLPSKFSAVIIRRSFLIQQIRSKSSRRFNIRDSDKEDDEDDYGNNLGSDVKVSEKHLQLFKSRGQHLLTNPRVLDTIVRKSNIKPNDTVLEIGPGTGNLTLKLLEVAEKVNAIEIDKRMVEILHKKVAERGFEDRLTVICDDALKVDFPQFDLVVANIPYGISSRLVAKFVFGGSKFRSATLLLQKEFARRLLADPGEPEYNRLAANVKLVADVEFVMDVSKRDFLPVPKIDSSVIKIWPKEDVPSVDLMEWWAFTRMCFSKKNKTLGAIFKKKRKLMELMKLSQTDASFQDYESHGDDEKEVELNAESEDEHEDDKNEMETNMKMGSKKGMSSFKEKVVEIIRSGGVESKRPSKLSNEELLHLLSVFNQAGIHFHDQAEVKDTNNAKYYEKLITTFIKYELTPN